From the genome of Triticum aestivum cultivar Chinese Spring chromosome 3B, IWGSC CS RefSeq v2.1, whole genome shotgun sequence, one region includes:
- the LOC123071679 gene encoding OVARIAN TUMOR DOMAIN-containing deubiquitinating enzyme 4 isoform X1, whose product MSDRELPPLRSIRITGDGRCLFRSVAYGACIRRGKQSPSDSVQKELADELRAKVADEFIKRRGDTEWFLEGNFESYVRKMRKPHAWGGEPELLMCSHVLGMPITVHMYTKGADNPRIIAEYGQEYGKDNPVRVLYDGYGHYDALQPSLERSVANRRMTRSRYVSFFYYFFYYYNTATWFRSSWQIAV is encoded by the exons ATGTCGGACCGGGAGCTCCCACCGCTGCGATCAATCA GAATTACAGGGGACGGGAGGTGCCTGTTCCGGTCCGTCGCCTACGGGGCCTGCATAAGGAGAGGCAAGCAGTCGCCGAGCGACAGCGTCCAGAAGGAACTCGCCGACGAGCTTCGAGCAAAG GTTGCAGATGAGTTCATCAAGCGAAGAGGAGATACCGAATG GTTCCTCGAAGGCAATTTCGAGAGCTATGTGCGCAAGATGAGGAAGCCTCACGCCTGGGGAGGAGAACCTGAGCTGCTCATGTGCTCACATGTTCTTGG GATGCCCATCACCGTCCACATGTACACCAAGGGCGCCGATAACCCCAGGATCATAGCAGAATATGGTCAGGAGTATGGCAAGGACAACCCGGTCCGTGTTCTTTACGACGGTTATGGGCACTACGACGCGCTGCAGCCATCTCTT GAGAGGAGCGTAGCTAACCGGAGAATGACGCGGTCGCGCTATGTAAgcttcttctactacttcttctACTACTACAACACTGCAACTTGGTTTCGTTCGAGTTGGCAGATCGCGGTATAG
- the LOC123071680 gene encoding pentatricopeptide repeat-containing protein At2g13420, mitochondrial isoform X2: protein MLRSLAAAANAMAATRRLLCTATADLAPSLTHLLALPPVTPSPTADELARLLLAHHNPFHPSESPLQLLSGGGVSLTQDLLVQILLRLRGASKLALSLLNAVRLHPSISSPPNADAYDAVVDALGRAHQFDAAWRLVVEAAADGAATPRTFAVLARRYVAAGLTRQAVRAFDDMEAFVGREPDAQEFTTLLDTLCKYKYPKVAVEIFNKRKYKYEPNEKMYTILIYGWCKACKFAP from the exons atgcTGCGCTCGCTCGCGGCCGCCGCCAACGCCATGGCAGCAACCCGCCGCCTCCTATGCACGGCAACCGCCGATCTGGCCCCCTCCCTAACCCACCTCCTCGCTCTGCCGCCCGTCACGCCGTCGCCCACCGCCGACGAGCTCGCGCGCCTACTCCTCGCGCACCACAACCCCTTCCACCCGTCGGAGTCGCCGCTCCAGCTCCTCTCCGGCGGGGGCGTTTCCCTCACCCAGGACCTCCTCGTgcagatcctcctccgcctccgcggcGCGTCCAAGCTCGCGCTCTCACTCCTCAACGCCGTCCGTCTCCACCCGTCCATCTCCTCCCCGCCAAACGCCGACGCCTACGACGCCGTCGTCGACGCCCTCGGCCGGGCGCACCAGTTCGATGCCGCGTGGCGGCTCGTTGTCGAGGCCGCGGCGGACGGCGCCGCCACGCCCCGCACGTTCGCGGTGCTCGCCAGGAGGTACGTCGCCGCGGGATTGACCAGGCAGGCGGTGCGCGCGTTCGATGACATGGAGGCTTTCGTAGGGAGAGAGCCCGACGCCCAGGAGTTCACCACTCTTCTCGACACGCTCTGCAAGTACAAGTACCCCAAG GTTGCTGTGGAGATATtcaataaaagaaaatacaaatatGAACCAAACGAAAAGATGTACACTATCTTAATTTATGGCTGGTGCAAG GCATGCAAGTTTGCACCCTGA
- the LOC123071679 gene encoding OVARIAN TUMOR DOMAIN-containing deubiquitinating enzyme 4 isoform X2 — protein sequence MSDRELPPLRSIRITGDGRCLFRSVAYGACIRRGKQSPSDSVQKELADELRAKVADEFIKRRGDTEWFLEGNFESYVRKMRKPHAWGGEPELLMCSHVLGMPITVHMYTKGADNPRIIAEYGQEYGKDNPVRVLYDGYGHYDALQPSLVRTQPRLRGA from the exons ATGTCGGACCGGGAGCTCCCACCGCTGCGATCAATCA GAATTACAGGGGACGGGAGGTGCCTGTTCCGGTCCGTCGCCTACGGGGCCTGCATAAGGAGAGGCAAGCAGTCGCCGAGCGACAGCGTCCAGAAGGAACTCGCCGACGAGCTTCGAGCAAAG GTTGCAGATGAGTTCATCAAGCGAAGAGGAGATACCGAATG GTTCCTCGAAGGCAATTTCGAGAGCTATGTGCGCAAGATGAGGAAGCCTCACGCCTGGGGAGGAGAACCTGAGCTGCTCATGTGCTCACATGTTCTTGG GATGCCCATCACCGTCCACATGTACACCAAGGGCGCCGATAACCCCAGGATCATAGCAGAATATGGTCAGGAGTATGGCAAGGACAACCCGGTCCGTGTTCTTTACGACGGTTATGGGCACTACGACGCGCTGCAGCCATCTCTTGTAAGAACACAACCAAGACT GAGAGGAGCGTAG
- the LOC123071680 gene encoding pentatricopeptide repeat-containing protein At2g13420, mitochondrial isoform X1, with protein MLRSLAAAANAMAATRRLLCTATADLAPSLTHLLALPPVTPSPTADELARLLLAHHNPFHPSESPLQLLSGGGVSLTQDLLVQILLRLRGASKLALSLLNAVRLHPSISSPPNADAYDAVVDALGRAHQFDAAWRLVVEAAADGAATPRTFAVLARRYVAAGLTRQAVRAFDDMEAFVGREPDAQEFTTLLDTLCKYKYPKVAVEIFNKRKYKYEPNEKMYTILIYGWCKVNRSDMSQKFLKDMIDHGIEPNIVTYNILLNGICRHASLHPDNRFDRTVNAAENLLKEMSDRGIEPDVMSYSIILHVYSRAHKAELCLCMFRSMKDRGICPTVATYTSVIKCLASCGRLEDAEKLLGEMVSEGVCPSPATYNCFFKEYRGRKDVSGALELYNKMKAPCSPTAPDIHSYNILLGMFIKLDRHETVTELWNDMCESTVGPDLDSYTLLIHGFCVKEKWKEACQFFMEMIEKGFLPQKITFETLYRGLIQANMLRTWRRLKKRVDEESAKFGDEYKSYHIKPYKR; from the exons atgcTGCGCTCGCTCGCGGCCGCCGCCAACGCCATGGCAGCAACCCGCCGCCTCCTATGCACGGCAACCGCCGATCTGGCCCCCTCCCTAACCCACCTCCTCGCTCTGCCGCCCGTCACGCCGTCGCCCACCGCCGACGAGCTCGCGCGCCTACTCCTCGCGCACCACAACCCCTTCCACCCGTCGGAGTCGCCGCTCCAGCTCCTCTCCGGCGGGGGCGTTTCCCTCACCCAGGACCTCCTCGTgcagatcctcctccgcctccgcggcGCGTCCAAGCTCGCGCTCTCACTCCTCAACGCCGTCCGTCTCCACCCGTCCATCTCCTCCCCGCCAAACGCCGACGCCTACGACGCCGTCGTCGACGCCCTCGGCCGGGCGCACCAGTTCGATGCCGCGTGGCGGCTCGTTGTCGAGGCCGCGGCGGACGGCGCCGCCACGCCCCGCACGTTCGCGGTGCTCGCCAGGAGGTACGTCGCCGCGGGATTGACCAGGCAGGCGGTGCGCGCGTTCGATGACATGGAGGCTTTCGTAGGGAGAGAGCCCGACGCCCAGGAGTTCACCACTCTTCTCGACACGCTCTGCAAGTACAAGTACCCCAAG GTTGCTGTGGAGATATtcaataaaagaaaatacaaatatGAACCAAACGAAAAGATGTACACTATCTTAATTTATGGCTGGTGCAAGGTAAACCGAAGTGACATGTCTCAGAAATTCCTAAAAGATATGATTGATCATGGGATAGAGCCAAACATAGTTACATACAACATTCTCTTAAATGGTATCTGTAGGCATGCAAGTTTGCACCCTGATAACCGGTTTGATAGAACAGTTAATGCAGCTGAGAATCTCTTGAAGGAGATGAGTGACAGGGGAATTGAACCAGATGTAATGAGCTACTCAATCATCCTGCATGTTTACAGTCGTGCACATAAGGCTGAACTATGTTTGTGTATGTTCCGCTCGATGAAGGATAGAGGCATTTGCCCCACAGTGGCAACCTACACTTCTGTGATCAAGTGCCTTGCTTCGTGTGGAAGACTAGAAGATGCTGAGAAGTTGCTTGGTGAGATGGTTAGTGAGGGGGTGTGTCCCTCCCCAGCGACCTACAATTGCTTCTTCAAAGAGTACCGAGGGAGAAAAGATGTTAGTGGTGCCCTTGAATTGTACAACAAGATGAAGGCTCCTTGTTCACCAACTGCACCAGATATTCATAGTTACAATATATTGCTTGGAATGTTCATCAAGTTGGACCGACATGAAACTGTTACGGAACTTTGGAACGATATGTGTGAGAGCACCGTGGGTCCTGATCTTGATTCATATACCTTGCTGATTCATGGTTTTTGTGTCAAGGAAAAATGGAAGGAGGCATGCCAATTCTTCATGGAAATGATAGAGAAAGGTTTTCTTCCCCAGAAGATCACCTTTGAAACACTGTATCGCGGTCTTATACAAGCGAACATGTTAAGGACCTGGAGAAGGCTGAAGAAAAGGGTTGATGAAGAATCAGCAAAATTTGGCGATGAATACAAATCATATCACATCAAGCCTTACAAGAGGTGA